From Candidatus Stygibacter australis:
TCATAGGCTGAGTATGCCAGTCTAGCGCGTATTTCTTCAAAACTAAGATCGGGCTCTCTTGAAAGTAATAGGGCTATCACTCCACTGATATAAGGAGCACTCATGGAAGTACCGCTCATATTCTCATAAAAGGGCTCTTCAATATCAAAGCAGCTTATCACGTTCACTCCCGGTGCCATTATATCAAGGTATTCTCCATAACTGGACTGCCAGTAACGTTCACCCTGATCATCCACTGCCCCCACAGAGATTGTGTGTGCCAGCCTGGCAGGATACATTAAGCCGTATGATGCCGTATTTCCAGCACTAACTACCACGATACTACCACAATTATAAGCATATTCACAGGCATCAGCAATAATGGGAGAGTACACATAATCACCCCAGGAGAGATTGATCACATCAGCTCCCATATCTGCAGCATAGATTATCCCTGCAGATGCATCATCATCCTGAAGTACTCCCGAAAGTCCATCAGCTGTCTTAAATCCTGCCCGAATTGCAAGAATACTCACATTCCAGCAGACTCCTGAAATACCTTGTTCATTATTCGGTGTAGCTCCAATTATCCCAGCAACATGAGTCCCATGATTATATTCATCTTCAGGATCATTATCCTGTATAAGGTAGTCACCAGAGGCAATATTTGCCAGTTCTCCGGCATCGGTGAAATCCCAACCCCAGATATCATCAATATATCCATTTTCATCGTTATCAATATTATCTATTATGGGAGATTGTTCTGCAATTATGTCCTGATGAGTTATATTGCCGTCATTATCAAAGTCATAATCCTCTGATTCAAACCAGGAAAGCAGTTCCAGATTTGAAACTTCATTATTCTGATCACTGTCAATCTCATCAAAGATATCTTCGGGTATCTCAAATTGATTGATATAAAGGTTTTTCTGCAGATCAGGATGATCACTGTGAATCCCGGAATCTACTACTGCTACAAGTATCTCTTTCCTGCCGGTTGTAATATTCCAGGCTGACGGTATATTGATCAAATCCAGATACTGTTCAAATAGTAGCGGATCATCAGGATAGACCAAAAAATCATTTAAATAATTGGGTTGAATATATTCCACACCCTCAAAATGCAGATTATCAAGATTATCCATATCTAAAGGTTCAGAAAACCTGACAGTAAAATAGCTATTCTCTGCCTTATTACTGACAGGGGAGATACTCAATAACCCTTGATCCGTCAAAAAGCGGTCAAGTTCATCTAATCCCAGTGCATTACGCTCCAATACATGGGGATAACTGGTTTTTATCAGCAATTCACCGGGAGTGAAATTCTGAGCTGCAATAAATACTGGCAATATTGCCAAAAGCAGAATAACAATTCTTTTCATTTGCCTCTTTATCTAAAATGACAGCTTAATCCAAGCAGATGAACGTCTTCAAGTTCTTCGCTGACTGGTACATAAGCATAATCAATTGTGAAGCGAGATAATTTTACTCCAAATCCTGCACTTATGCTTTCCAGATCATAACCAAATTTATAACCAGTCCGCAAGAAAAGGCTCTCATATAAATTGGCTTCTATTCCCAATGAACCTTTCAGCTGATCATTATCTATATCTTTTGTTAATTTAAATTCGGTTGTAAGTCGATTAGCCTGGATCGAAAAATCTTTACTTAAGATGAGATCAATCGTAAGTGGTAATTCAATATCTTCCTGATCCATTTTTGATGTTTTGCCAAAATTCTTCACTCCCGCCATAACCCGGATATCCTTAAATGGAGTCAGGTAAATATAACCCACATCTCCAGATACTCCTGTGCTCGAGGAGGTATCTATCTTCTCATACAATCCCGTGATATTTACTCCCAGATAGTGACTGGCTGCGATCCTGTAACCATAATTAAAAGTAATTGCCATATCCATTGGCTGATAGCTGCCGATATTTTCTCCATTATTAGTATAGCGCTCTATTTCACCATAATCCAGATAACGCATGGAATAACCAAAACTTGATTTGCCCATACTGTTTCGATAGCCGATATTGCTCATTTTAGTATCAAAAAGCCACAGGTTTTGACAAAAACTCACTGCTTTACCATTCTGCATTAATGGTGCTGCCGCATTATCCAAAAAGGAAAAGCCGGAACTGGAATTAATCGCTCCATTGCCACCCTGTCCTGCCGTTGCCGGATTATTGAGTATTCTTAACATCTGAAACCCTTTACTGCCATCAACATCTGCTTGAAGTAAAACCATTACCGTCAGCAGGATGATTATTAATCCTATCTTCTTCATTTATCCTCCGCTTATTTCTCTATGCCAAATTTTAATATTTTCTGTTCATTACCAGCTTTAACCCTTGCCACATAAACTCCGCTGGAATATCCACTTACATCTATCAGATATACTCCTGCATTATAAGCAGTAAGAAATAATTCTCCACTTTCTATCTGATTACCGGCAATATCATATACCCATATCTGGGTATTTTCACTCTCTGATAACATAATCCGTACACCTATTTTTCCAACTTCTTCCTTTCCACCAATGATAGTGCTACTATACACTGTGCTATAAGGATTAGGATAGATATATGTCTCATCTTCCACAAATAATGATACCGTCTCATGTTCATTCACCAGTGCTTCCCATGGTAAATATGCTGTCCGTCCCAGATCACAATATGCCACTGGATGATCATCCTGTGCTATCTGGTGATCAGTGTCTCTAAATATCTTACCGTTATCGGAAGGAAGATAAATCGTATTCTCATTAAATATAGGATACAATCTGCTGCGATGACCATGAGTTACCGGGTAATTTCGCATCAACCTGAAATCATTATCATTATAATTTTCCCAGATACAAAACCTGTTTTGGCTCATCATTCCCACTACTTCAGGTTTTCCATCTCCATTAATATCTACTGGTACTACTCCAGCATATATCCCACTGGAATCCTGCACAGTTAGCTCATCTGATGACTGATAGATATTTCCCGTTTCATCAATGGCGATAAAGTTGTTTTCTCCACCATATAATAATTCTCTTACACCATTATTATCCAGATCACCATAACTGGGATATGAATCACAAATAAATGGTAAGGGTATTTCTTTCTCAAATGTGTAGGAAGGAGCTGTCTCTTTGAATTGCACCAGTAAAGAATCATTAGTGGTGAAGATCATCCTTTTCTCGCCATCTTCCTCGAATTCTGCCAATATTCCGTTATTAAGTTCGAGCTCAGTATTAAAAGTCGCTTCCCAGTTAAGAGTATAATTTTCCAGATCTATCCTGTATATCACAAATTCATTACTATCTCTCGCTGGAATATGCAATTCTCCATCATACATCATATTTCCGCATATCTGATATGATGCGATATTGAAGTATTCGATCTCATTCAGATCACTGTCATAGAGCTCTATCTTGTTATTATCATCCAGAGCACTGTTTAATGCCAGTACAATAATTTCCTCTCCGGTTTCATCTGTTATCACCAGTGGTGGAGCCCCCCAGTTATAATTATTAAAAAGTAACTGACCGGTAGTTTCCAGATTCTCATCCAGAACATGTAATGATGCCACATCACCTATCATTGCAGGAATTATTATTTTTTTACTACTTTCCAGCCATGCCCAGCATTCTGGAATACTATCCCGCGGAATATTCTCTTCAGCGATAATAGCATCATTTTCCCAAAGATATACATTACCATCCGGCATAGGATAGAAAAGCTTTTTTATCCCATCACCAAAATCCAGAAATGCTGCTGGCAAAGTATTTATCCCCACATAGCCAGTATCAAGCGACCATTCATAAGCTACACTAAAATTCATCACATCGGCTGATTCACTGATATCATATATCTCCAGCTGGATTCCGCCATAATAACTCTCAGCCGTAGGATTCCAGGGAAGCCCGTTATATTCCACATAACCAAAATAGTCATTATTACCAGCTCTATATGTATCGTCTTTATACCCGTAATAGCCATAAAGATCAAGTCCCTGATCGTGATCTGCTTCTTCCAGATCAATTGCCTTATGCTCTTCTTCACCATTGGGCACATTGATCTCTTCTTCCAGATTAAATTTCTCCCGCATCACGATCTCATCCACATGCCAGATACAAATTCCTGATCCATCCTGACTCAGTGCGTCACCTTCTCCATAGCCCGGAAGATAAAAATCCCATTCACAACCGGCATAAGTATTATTCATAAAATCAAAATATGGCTGCCCGGCATAAGGATGACCCTCTTCATAATACTGCTGTCCATCAACTATCTCAAAGCTGAAAGTTGCCAGCGAATCACCCTCTGAATTTACGAATATACTGCCATCAGAGTTCTGCTGCCGATTCTCTAATAGGAAATATTCATCCTCGTTTATCAATACTTTATAAATTTTGGGTATCTCAGAATCTATATTCATCGGATAAGTAAGTTCTGCTGCCTCAGTAAAACTATCTATTGTCTCATAATCTGACCAGCCCATATAAATACGGCACCAGGCAACTGGTAAAGGAGGCACGTAGCCTGCTGCATTCCATAATCCAGTTCCCATCACTCCATAATTTCCTATTCCCGCAGACTTACCGTTAGATGACTGATTATCGTATAAAGTGGGTAATCCTATTAGACGCCCAAACTCATGACAAAGTACCCCTAATACACCAAATAATGGATCATTTTCCTGAATATCAGGCTGACGCTCAGTCTCTGGCACGATCACAAATTCCTTAAGCACCACACCATCATATTCCAACCCTGGGAAGTCATCATTCTCAGGATCAAGTCCTGCCTGCAATGTCCTCCTACTCACAAATGTAGTCCACAGATCCGCTGTATTTGCTCCGCTGAGGTCTGCTTCCTGACCTGCTCCGGCATGAAAGATGATAAAGCTGTCATAAGCAGAATAATCTATCGCAATGTCACCCATATCCAGAAGTTCCACTATCATCTCACTCACCCGTTCAGTACTCAGATCATCATCACCATAATATCCCATCTCATGCTGCAAGGTAAATACTTCTGGATAAAGAGTGTAATTATCTTCTGTTAATTGATAATTCCCCGCTGAAGCATCATTCCAGTAGGCACTTAAATGAAACATAAACCTTTCAAAATAGGCGTCATCATGCGGTAAAGTGTCAGGTTCTCCTGGTGGATACCCTGGATCAAGGTCAATGCTCACGTCACTGAACTGGCAGCGCAATACCAGAATACTATCCGGTAGATTACGATCACGATCGTTATTATAATGGCTGTATTTCTCTGATACACCACTAAAGGACATATCATTCTGCCATCTGCTCCCGGGTGCCGGCGGAGCTGACCATAATGCCGTCAGCATCATCCCCACAATCATCAGTATCAATTTTCTTTCTTTATTCATACTTCACCTGTTTCTTAGTTTTTTTACTTATTACCATTTCTCCTCCTTTACTTTCTCTGTCCATAGTTTTCATTTGATCAGACTGATTTTTCGACTAAGTGATTGGTCTTCATTTATCAGCTTGATTATATAAATACCGCTTGAAGTTGACCTGCCTGACTGATCTCTGCCATCCCATACATGCTCATGCCAACCATCTGATTCAGACCAGTTTACAAGTTTTTTTACCAGATTACCTTTGATATTATAAATTGATAGTTCACTATTCCCCCCTTCCGGCAGGTAATATCTGATAGTAGTCGTAGGATTAAAGGGATTGGGATAATTACTCAATTTGTTCTTTGACGGAATTTCATCACCGCTATTTCCTGATTCTCCTATTTGGATTTCACTACTAAACCAGAATTCTGCGTTACCTGTGATATTTTGAGTGTTACATAATATCCTTCCATCATCTCCGGTTTCTGCTTCCAACGGTAATATAGCTTCTATTTCTGCTCGGTCATCTATAACATCAGCAACTTCTATATAGACGATCTCTCCCGGTCTATATCCACTGTAGTTATATGTTATT
This genomic window contains:
- a CDS encoding PorV/PorQ family protein, with the protein product MKKIGLIIILLTVMVLLQADVDGSKGFQMLRILNNPATAGQGGNGAINSSSGFSFLDNAAAPLMQNGKAVSFCQNLWLFDTKMSNIGYRNSMGKSSFGYSMRYLDYGEIERYTNNGENIGSYQPMDMAITFNYGYRIAASHYLGVNITGLYEKIDTSSSTGVSGDVGYIYLTPFKDIRVMAGVKNFGKTSKMDQEDIELPLTIDLILSKDFSIQANRLTTEFKLTKDIDNDQLKGSLGIEANLYESLFLRTGYKFGYDLESISAGFGVKLSRFTIDYAYVPVSEELEDVHLLGLSCHFR
- a CDS encoding T9SS type A sorting domain-containing protein, with amino-acid sequence MNKERKLILMIVGMMLTALWSAPPAPGSRWQNDMSFSGVSEKYSHYNNDRDRNLPDSILVLRCQFSDVSIDLDPGYPPGEPDTLPHDDAYFERFMFHLSAYWNDASAGNYQLTEDNYTLYPEVFTLQHEMGYYGDDDLSTERVSEMIVELLDMGDIAIDYSAYDSFIIFHAGAGQEADLSGANTADLWTTFVSRRTLQAGLDPENDDFPGLEYDGVVLKEFVIVPETERQPDIQENDPLFGVLGVLCHEFGRLIGLPTLYDNQSSNGKSAGIGNYGVMGTGLWNAAGYVPPLPVAWCRIYMGWSDYETIDSFTEAAELTYPMNIDSEIPKIYKVLINEDEYFLLENRQQNSDGSIFVNSEGDSLATFSFEIVDGQQYYEEGHPYAGQPYFDFMNNTYAGCEWDFYLPGYGEGDALSQDGSGICIWHVDEIVMREKFNLEEEINVPNGEEEHKAIDLEEADHDQGLDLYGYYGYKDDTYRAGNNDYFGYVEYNGLPWNPTAESYYGGIQLEIYDISESADVMNFSVAYEWSLDTGYVGINTLPAAFLDFGDGIKKLFYPMPDGNVYLWENDAIIAEENIPRDSIPECWAWLESSKKIIIPAMIGDVASLHVLDENLETTGQLLFNNYNWGAPPLVITDETGEEIIVLALNSALDDNNKIELYDSDLNEIEYFNIASYQICGNMMYDGELHIPARDSNEFVIYRIDLENYTLNWEATFNTELELNNGILAEFEEDGEKRMIFTTNDSLLVQFKETAPSYTFEKEIPLPFICDSYPSYGDLDNNGVRELLYGGENNFIAIDETGNIYQSSDELTVQDSSGIYAGVVPVDINGDGKPEVVGMMSQNRFCIWENYNDNDFRLMRNYPVTHGHRSRLYPIFNENTIYLPSDNGKIFRDTDHQIAQDDHPVAYCDLGRTAYLPWEALVNEHETVSLFVEDETYIYPNPYSTVYSSTIIGGKEEVGKIGVRIMLSESENTQIWVYDIAGNQIESGELFLTAYNAGVYLIDVSGYSSGVYVARVKAGNEQKILKFGIEK